A stretch of the Diorhabda sublineata isolate icDioSubl1.1 chromosome 11, icDioSubl1.1, whole genome shotgun sequence genome encodes the following:
- the LOC130450088 gene encoding retinol-binding protein pinta-like, with protein MSEKCEMEFDAEIQKFAQENLNETKENRENGMKEITRWLIEEKPNLNARLEPRYIIPFLRLSKFNIEDAKVRLINYYNLRRDNAIWFTNRDPKLPELEEIIKLGVFVPLKQLYKNQMVVIIRTAAHNPKIHSQETIFKVDHMILDVAALFEFEIAQIFGLISVFDMNGVTFWHAKALTPNIVKRAVAAWQHYHIASKSYEFINSPGYLNVILNIFKSFMTDSMKKSTKVHSNGLKSLHTFVDKEILPEEYGGSAGKLEDLINFWHDKVLSKRDWFLEDNKYRSD; from the exons ATGTCAGAGAAATGTGAAATGGAATTTGATGCGGAAATACAGAAATTTGCCCAAGAAAATCTCAACGAAACTAAAGAAAACAGAGAAAATGGTATGAAAGAAATTACCAGATGGTTAATAGAAGAAAAACCTAATTTGAATGCACGTTTAGAACCCCG TTACATCATACCGTTTCTAAGGTTATCTAAATTCAACATAGAAGATGCAAAAGTTAGGTTGATAAACTATTATAATTTACGAAGAGACAATGCCATTTGGTTTACGAATCGAGATCCAAAACTACCCGAActagaagaaataattaaattgggAGTATTCGTTCCGTTAAAGCAGTTGTATAAGAATCAAATGGTTGTTATTATAAGAACGGCCGCTCACAATCCCAAAATCCACTCCCAAGAGACCATATTTAAAGTTGATCACATGATTTTGGACGTAGCCGCTTTATTCGAATTTGAAATTGCGCAGATTTTTGGATTAATATCTGTATTTGATATGAACGGAGTGACTTTTTGGCACGCGAAAGCTCTTACTCCGAACATCGTTAAAAGAGCCGTAGCCGCGTGGCAGCATTATCATATCGCTTCAAAAAGTTACGAATTTATAAATTCGCCCGGATATTTGAATGTCATTCTGAATATATTCAAATCTTTTATGACCGATAGTATGAAGAAAAGTACTAAAGTGCATAGCAACGGTTTGAAAAGTTTACATACGTTCGTCGATAAAGAAATTTTGCCAGAAGAATATGGCGGCAGCGCGGGAAAATTGGaggatttgataaatttttggcacGATAAAGTATTAAGTAAAAGGGATTGGTTTTTAGAGGATAATAAATATAGAAGTGATTga